CCTCACACCAAGCAGGGTTGCCGACGGGATAGAAGTCATCCCGCGCTCACGGCGGAGGTCCCGCGCCGCGCTCTTGATACAAGGGTTCGGCTGAATATCAGCCAGACGCGTCGGGCGCGCGCGAACCGTGGCGACGCCGCTGATAGCTGGAACCACGAATCGATAATCGCTGCCTTTACGTTGATGCGCCTTCGATGGCAGACTTTGAACTCCACGCGGAAATGCGATCCGCTAGCTTCAACGCGTGAGCGCACCGCTGCGTGCCACTGAATATTCCTCCGGAGATATGGTGAGCGAACCTGCCCCAAAGCCCCCTTCACAGCCCAACGTCACCCTGAAGTGCATCGAGCTCTGCAGATTTCGCCGACTGGTAAATGCACGGATTGAGGTTGACCGCACAACTACCGTATTGGTTGGTGCCAACAATAGTGGGAAGACCTCAGCTCTCGAGGCGATACGAAACTTCCTGTTGGCAGGTCAGCACTTTGGGGCGTTCGACTTGAGCCTGGAGCACTGGCCCGCGCTCAATTCACTCGGCGTGGCTTGGGAGGCGTTGACCGAAGACCCCGCCTCGGCGGCTGCGGACATTGCGAAGTGGGAGGGACAACTCAAAACGGTCTTGTCGTGCATGCCTACGCTCGACTTGTGGTTTGAGGCTCAAATGGGTGCGTATGGCGTTGTTGCCCCCTTCATCACTTCGCTGAAGTGGACGGGAGGTGCGATCGGTGTCCGCCTCCGGCTTGAACCCGCGTCCACCGTCGAAGACCTGCAACGGTTAGCGTGGCGGTATCGTGAAGCGCGCGATCCGGTCAAGGCGCTCGACAAGAAGGCCCATGCGTGGCCGGTCGACCTCATCGACTATTGGCTACGGCATCCGGCTGACCTCAGCGGTGTCTCGGTCTACAAGCTCGATCCAGCCCAGGGGCCGCTCACTACGCCGCCTGCCACGGCGCCGCAGGCACTATCGGCGCAGTCGCGGCCGGTCGAACGGTCGAAGCTGTCCAAGCTCCTGCATGTGGATTTCGTTGCGGCGCAACGAGGACTTGGCGCGGAAGAGTCCGGCGCCGTCCCGAAGGCCGGCTCGCAGCGCGTCGGAATGTTCTCCAATCAACTGCTGAAGTACGCCAGGCAGCATCTGAACGTCGCCACCAGCGGTCAGGGAAATCAACCTGAGCTTGTGAGCGCCATCGCCAAGGCTCAAGTCGAGCTCGACGTGCGCATCAAAACCGCGTTGACACCGTCGATTGAGCACGTGAAGAAGCTCGGCTATCCGAGCCTTCATGATCCGCAAGAGATTCACTTCCGGACACGCATCCAGACGGGAGACTTGCTCGACCATAGCACCGCAGTGCAGTACCGACTCGATGACGTTCAGAACGACGTCTACCTGCCCGAGTATTCCATCGGCCTGGGCTACCAAAATCTCCAGTCACTCAGCTACCAGCTGGTCGCATTTCGTGATGCTCGTCTAAAGCCACCGGAGGGCAGTCCTTCCGCCGTGCATCTTGTGTTGGTCGAAGAGCCTGAGGCCCATCTACACGTCCAAGTTCAGCGCGTTTTTCCGCAACGTGCGAGCGAGCTAGTTCGTCCGTCTGCTGCAGAGCACGCGCATCTAGGCGGGCAACTCATCATCAGCACACATGCGAGTCATCTGGCCCATGCGGTGAACTTCGACCAACTGCGCTACGTGCGTCGAATCCGCGCTGCGGCGGGCGCCATGCCAAGCTCTGACGTCATCAACCTCGCGACCGTGTTTGGAAATGACGTCGACACGCGCATGTTCGCAGAGCGGTACTTCCGCGTGCAACATACCGACCTGCTGTTTGCGGATGCTGCGATCTTCGTAGAAGGTGCCGCTGAGCGGATGCTCGTGCCTTTGTTCGTCGAACTCGAGTTCAAGGCACTGGACTCGCGCTATCTCTCTTTCCTGGAGCTAGGTGGGCGTCACGCCCAGCGCCTGCGTCCTCTGGTCGAACGGCTCGGTATCCCGACGGTTGTCATCACCGACATCGACCCGATGAAGACGACGACGAGCGCCGATGGAAAGACCAAGTCCACAGCAGCCTCTGCGATCGATGACCCGAAGCTGCTCCACTGCGGGAACGATACGTTGCTAGGCTGGCATCCCAAGCTCAAGGAATTGCCCCTGCTAGCGGAACCGTCGGACAAGGAACACACCTGGGACGGTGGCAACGGTGGGCGCGTTCGGTTCGCCTGGCAAGTGCCGATCTCCAAGCCGGGCCCATGGCCGAGTTCCTTTGAGGACAGTTTGATTTTGACGAACCTGACGTGGTTCAAAGCGCTCGGTGCGTCGCAAGCCAGTAAACCCGCGCCCGGTACACCGGCGCCGCCACAGGCGGTCGGATCGTTGGGGAAGGCTGTCGCGACGGTCCTCGCGCACTCCGACGCGACGCAACTTTGCGCAGCGTTGCACGCCATGCTGCGAAAGGACGGCTTTAGCAAAGCGGAATTTGCCACTACGCTGTTTGAGCAGATCAGTTTGGGCGAAAAGGTAAAGTGCCCTGACTACATTGCGAATGCACTTGCGTGGCTTGAAAAGGAACTGGCGCCACCCGCGAAGCCGCCCGCGCCGTCGAGTCCGAGTGTGGTCGCGGCGGCGGCGGCAGCGGTACCTGCGGCATGACCGTCGTTCCCGACATGGATGAAAACGAACGCGACGCAGGTGTTGTCGACGAAATAATCGACTTCGTCGCCAGCACGCCGCCGAAGAGCTTCTTTCTCTTTGCCGGCGCCGGTTCCGGCAAGACGCGCACGTTGGTAGCAGCGCTTCGTGTACTCACCGGTGTTGAGCCTCGCGCCCCTGCGCCCGGAGCGGCTCGAGATGAAAACGAACCGAGCGTTCGGTTCGCGCGGAAGCTGCGGGCGCGAGCACAGACTATTCGAGTCATCACCTTTACCAAGAACGCCGCGTTGGTCGTCACCGGGAGACTCGGGCTCAATGACCTGACGCGGGTGGCCACCATTCACTCCTTTTGCTGGGAGTTAATCGCAGGTTTCAACGACGACATTCGCGAGGCGCTGCTCGCGTTGAATGCAGAGGCCCTGGCGAAAGCGCGCGCGGCCGCTGACGCTCGCACGCGGGGGCCGACAGCAAGAGACAACGAAACGATTGCCGAACTGCAGGCCAAAGCGGCATCGATCGAAAAGACGCCGGAGTTCACGTACAGCCCAGACCGCAAACGTCACGGCGACGGCGCGTTAAACCACTCTCAGGTGTTGAGCGTTACCTCTTGGGCTCTGCGAAACAGACCTACGCTGCGCCAGATTCTGCGAGACCAGCATCCCGTGATTCTGATTGATGAGTCACAGGACACCATGAAAAACGTACTGGATGCCTTGCTGGAGGTCGTGGCCGAGGATCCGTCGCGCTTGATGCTAGGGTTGCTCGGGGATCACAGACAGCGAATCTACATGGATGGCCATGCTGACCTCGCAAGCGTGGTGCCGTCAAAGTGGGAAACGCCGAAGCTGCAGATGAATCATCGGAGTCAGCGCCGCATCGTAGATTTGATCAACGATATCTGGGACTCGGAGCTGCAGGGGCGAACACAGTCGAACCAGGCGGTAAGGCAGCACCCTCGCAAGGAGAAGTCCGGCGGGACCGTTCGCCTCTTTATTGGCGACGCGAAGGCGACGCCGGACGAGAAGTTGCAACGGGAGCACCTCTGCGAGGCGGCGATGGAAGCGGCGACGGGCGTAGCGGCATGGCGGGCGGGTGATCCGGGGCACCACACACTTGCGCTTGAGCACCGGCTGGTGGCACGGCGGGGCGATTTTCTTGACGCCTTTGATGCGTTGTCGCTTCTGGATCCGGAAGCGGTTCGACCGGATGCGGGCGGCGAGGCAACGGGGCCTGCCGCTGTGCAAATCCTGCTGCGTGAAATGATCGACTTGGCCATGTGTGTGGACGAACATGGAATTGCTGCCGACTTCCTTGTCACCGAAGTGATGCACCGCTACGGTCGACTCGTCGAGATGCCCGAGGATGGGGAGACTCGATCGCAACTGCTGAACGGCTATCAACGCGCTATCGACGAATTTGCTGCGCTGTGCGGCAAGCCGGGAGTCACCGTTCGGGAGATCCTTGCCCCGATTCTCAGGTTTGGCGTGTTCGAAGCCGACAAGCGATTGCGAGACGCGTACGACGTCACCGCACCACCCCCCGAGGCGCCGAAGCCGCGGCAACCGGAGCTTGTGGAGAATCGAATAGCCCGGGGTTGGCACGGCCTGTTCTTGTGCCCATGGGTGCAGCTACGCCGTTTCAAGGCGTACCTCGCCGGCGAGTCGTCGCTCGCCACCCACCAGGTGGTCAAGGGCTCCGAATTTGAGCACGTGATGGTTGTGATGGACGATGAGGATGCTGGGGGCTTCCTGTTTGCGTACGACCGCCTGTTCGGGGCGCCGCCGGGCGACTCGGATATCAGCAACGCGGGCGCGAACAAGGAGACCTCGATCGATCGGACGCTGAGACTTCTCTACGTGACCTGCAGCCGTGCGAAAGAGAGCTTGGCTTTGGTCCTGTGGGCCCGCGACGCCGATCAGGCGCTTGCGTACGCGAGCAACAGCAAATGGTTTCTGCCCGGGGAAGTTCTGTCCATGCCTGAATAGGCGGACCTGACGAGACGGCGCGCATCTACGAGACACGCTGCCACTGCAGAGTACGGAACGGATGTTCGAGGAACTACCATAGCGATACCTCGCACGGGGGGCACCTTGCCGCCGAGGGGGAGCGATGGGAGACGGTCTATGTCCACCTACCAGCGACGTTTCGTCGGCGCCGAGCTGCTTCCGCGTCACCTGTCCGAGTTCGACGTCGAGCAGTTCTTTCGGCTGCTGCCGGACGACGTTTTGGCCATCCGCGATCGTTTTCGTGCGGATCGGCGCCTGGGGCCAGCACTGCAACTTGTCTTCCTGCGTGCAAGCGGCCGGCCGCTTGATCGGTTCGCTGCGGTGCCAAAACACCTGTTGCGTCACCTCTTTACCGAGCTCGGTCTCGCTGCGATCAACATCGCATCGCTTCGTACGCTCTACGTGCGGCGCGAAACCCTTTACGACCACCAGAAGTGGGCTCGCGAGCATGCTCAGCTCGACGTTGCGGACGACGCCGCGACTGCTGAGATCAAAAGCGCGTTGGACGAGTTTGCCCGAGATGCGGCGTCCGTCGACGAATTGGTCGGCTACGCGATGAACTGGCTCTACGACCGGCGTTTGCTGATACCCGCAGATCGTGTGATGCGCGATTGGTGCCGTCAGTCGTACGCAAGCATTGAGCACGCGGCGTTGAAAATTGTGAAGGCCGCGATTCCAAAAGGACAACTCGCTTTCCTGAGCCAGACGATGTACGAGGAGCGCGGCGAAACCACCGTGCTTGAATGGCTCAAGTCGCCCATCGGCCGGCATGGGCCGACCACCCTGACCGACGCGACCGAAAAAATTGTCTACTTGAAGTCGCTGCATGCGCACGAGTGGAAGCTCGACGGCATCACCGTGGCCCGGCAACGCGCTTACGCCCAGTCACTGAGCGCGCGGCCGCCCTCGGCGTCCAAACGGCGCAAGGACGACGCGCAAGCACTGGAGGTCGTGAGCTTCCTGAGAGTTACGCTGCTTGAATTGACGGACAGCACGCTTTACGTCGCCTCGAGGCGAATCAGCGATCTGGTGCGTCGCGCAACGAACAAGACGCAGGCGATCCGCCTGAAGACCGGCAGTCAGTACCGCGAGCAGTTGGTCAGTATCAAGTCGATCATCAGCGGCGAGGATCTGACAGCGCAGCAAAAGCTGGTGGCGATTGACGCGCTGGTGTCCGCTGACATTGAGGCGGCTGAAGCGAGCCAGGCCGCGATGACCCGGCAAGTCCTCGTGGAGGAGCCGGTCGGCGTGCGCGCGCTGCTGAAGTCGATGGCAGATCTTGAGATTCGTGGGCACGATCAGGACCGCGAACTGAAGCAGTTGCAGGAGTTACGGCAGCTGCACGACTGCAAGATGCATGAGTTGCCGACAGACTTTGACAATTCGATCGTGGATCGACGGTGGTTACCCCTTATCGAGTGCAACGATCGCGCGCGCGCAATGCGCGCATTCGAGGCTTGCACCATGCTGTCGGTGCGCAAGGGACTCCGCTCAGGCCGGCTGTGGATCGACCATAGTTTCAGTTTCAAGGATCGCGAGCAGATGTTGATCCCGGAGGCGGAGTGGGCTCGCACGCGGATCCACTATGCCAGTCTGCTCAAGGTTCCATTGAGCGCCGAGGAATATTTGAAGCCGCTGCTCGCCAACATCGAAGCGGGTCTGGCGAGCGTGGCCGAAGCCCGGGAACTCGGGAAGCTCGATATTGATGACAACGGCGACCTGCATCTTCCAGCGCTGGAGGCGTTGCCGGACGAACCGGGCGCACGGCGCACGCGCGACGCAATCTCAACGGCGATCGGCGCGGTTCAATTGCCCGATCTGCTCCTTCAGGCTGACGCGGACGTCAACTTCAGCGAAACGCTGCTCGGTAGAAAGGCAAGCAGCGTCGACGAACTCATCGCGCTCTATGGCGGCATGATTGCACACGGCACCGAGAACGACGCCAAGGGGGTCGCGGCCATGATCCCGCAGCTGCAGCCCAGTCAGATCACGGCCGCCATGCGCACGCTCGAAGCGCCCGGTCGACTCCGCCGCGCAAATGAGCGCGTGGTGGAATTCCAGCGGCAGATTCCGATCGCAGCGCTCTGGGGTCAGGGGGACAAAGCCTCAGCCGACATGATGGCGCTTGACGCCTCTCGCCACCTGTACAACGCGCGCGTCGATCCCCGGCGCCGCACGTTCGGCGCCGGCATCTACACGCACGTACTGGATCGCTACGGCGTGATCTACGATCAAC
This is a stretch of genomic DNA from Casimicrobium huifangae. It encodes these proteins:
- a CDS encoding AAA family ATPase; amino-acid sequence: MSAPLRATEYSSGDMVSEPAPKPPSQPNVTLKCIELCRFRRLVNARIEVDRTTTVLVGANNSGKTSALEAIRNFLLAGQHFGAFDLSLEHWPALNSLGVAWEALTEDPASAAADIAKWEGQLKTVLSCMPTLDLWFEAQMGAYGVVAPFITSLKWTGGAIGVRLRLEPASTVEDLQRLAWRYREARDPVKALDKKAHAWPVDLIDYWLRHPADLSGVSVYKLDPAQGPLTTPPATAPQALSAQSRPVERSKLSKLLHVDFVAAQRGLGAEESGAVPKAGSQRVGMFSNQLLKYARQHLNVATSGQGNQPELVSAIAKAQVELDVRIKTALTPSIEHVKKLGYPSLHDPQEIHFRTRIQTGDLLDHSTAVQYRLDDVQNDVYLPEYSIGLGYQNLQSLSYQLVAFRDARLKPPEGSPSAVHLVLVEEPEAHLHVQVQRVFPQRASELVRPSAAEHAHLGGQLIISTHASHLAHAVNFDQLRYVRRIRAAAGAMPSSDVINLATVFGNDVDTRMFAERYFRVQHTDLLFADAAIFVEGAAERMLVPLFVELEFKALDSRYLSFLELGGRHAQRLRPLVERLGIPTVVITDIDPMKTTTSADGKTKSTAASAIDDPKLLHCGNDTLLGWHPKLKELPLLAEPSDKEHTWDGGNGGRVRFAWQVPISKPGPWPSSFEDSLILTNLTWFKALGASQASKPAPGTPAPPQAVGSLGKAVATVLAHSDATQLCAALHAMLRKDGFSKAEFATTLFEQISLGEKVKCPDYIANALAWLEKELAPPAKPPAPSSPSVVAAAAAAVPAA
- a CDS encoding UvrD-helicase domain-containing protein codes for the protein MTVVPDMDENERDAGVVDEIIDFVASTPPKSFFLFAGAGSGKTRTLVAALRVLTGVEPRAPAPGAARDENEPSVRFARKLRARAQTIRVITFTKNAALVVTGRLGLNDLTRVATIHSFCWELIAGFNDDIREALLALNAEALAKARAAADARTRGPTARDNETIAELQAKAASIEKTPEFTYSPDRKRHGDGALNHSQVLSVTSWALRNRPTLRQILRDQHPVILIDESQDTMKNVLDALLEVVAEDPSRLMLGLLGDHRQRIYMDGHADLASVVPSKWETPKLQMNHRSQRRIVDLINDIWDSELQGRTQSNQAVRQHPRKEKSGGTVRLFIGDAKATPDEKLQREHLCEAAMEAATGVAAWRAGDPGHHTLALEHRLVARRGDFLDAFDALSLLDPEAVRPDAGGEATGPAAVQILLREMIDLAMCVDEHGIAADFLVTEVMHRYGRLVEMPEDGETRSQLLNGYQRAIDEFAALCGKPGVTVREILAPILRFGVFEADKRLRDAYDVTAPPPEAPKPRQPELVENRIARGWHGLFLCPWVQLRRFKAYLAGESSLATHQVVKGSEFEHVMVVMDDEDAGGFLFAYDRLFGAPPGDSDISNAGANKETSIDRTLRLLYVTCSRAKESLALVLWARDADQALAYASNSKWFLPGEVLSMPE
- a CDS encoding Tn3 family transposase, which encodes MSTYQRRFVGAELLPRHLSEFDVEQFFRLLPDDVLAIRDRFRADRRLGPALQLVFLRASGRPLDRFAAVPKHLLRHLFTELGLAAINIASLRTLYVRRETLYDHQKWAREHAQLDVADDAATAEIKSALDEFARDAASVDELVGYAMNWLYDRRLLIPADRVMRDWCRQSYASIEHAALKIVKAAIPKGQLAFLSQTMYEERGETTVLEWLKSPIGRHGPTTLTDATEKIVYLKSLHAHEWKLDGITVARQRAYAQSLSARPPSASKRRKDDAQALEVVSFLRVTLLELTDSTLYVASRRISDLVRRATNKTQAIRLKTGSQYREQLVSIKSIISGEDLTAQQKLVAIDALVSADIEAAEASQAAMTRQVLVEEPVGVRALLKSMADLEIRGHDQDRELKQLQELRQLHDCKMHELPTDFDNSIVDRRWLPLIECNDRARAMRAFEACTMLSVRKGLRSGRLWIDHSFSFKDREQMLIPEAEWARTRIHYASLLKVPLSAEEYLKPLLANIEAGLASVAEARELGKLDIDDNGDLHLPALEALPDEPGARRTRDAISTAIGAVQLPDLLLQADADVNFSETLLGRKASSVDELIALYGGMIAHGTENDAKGVAAMIPQLQPSQITAAMRTLEAPGRLRRANERVVEFQRQIPIAALWGQGDKASADMMALDASRHLYNARVDPRRRTFGAGIYTHVLDRYGVIYDQPIVLNERQGGAAVEGVERHNQSGEDRVRLSLLEGRPGIVRNPQKKRLADCSKTKSHLADAKAGFHRPVLFN